In one window of Romboutsia hominis DNA:
- a CDS encoding 5-bromo-4-chloroindolyl phosphate hydrolysis family protein produces MDKKDFSNLEDQIMSTVSNALKAIDLANFKKDVNDKTEDTLNQFKSKLNEYSEKYMGLNKKSKNNISTYISKRPAGSISGILYILFGASGSLVFGSSVLIFLIVNTFFSGIILGSNIIFGVLFLFLAVSVGLLLRGINLRKRVKRFKKYVRFIDDNSYFLIKDLAKFAKEKESFVVKDLSKMIDLGMFLEGHIDEEKTYFMLSDEVYGDYLNLKKQQMVKESNNEKLNEEIENLEKEEIESTIKIGRNYIEQIKSIRNDLYKEEIAIKLDKLGNISNQILIQVEKNPKKIQEVNKFINHYLPITIKLISSYKDINNQLVQGENIESAKSEIEKSIDLINSAFENLLDDLFEDVVLDISTDISVLKTLFKQEGLAEDDFKK; encoded by the coding sequence ATGGATAAAAAGGATTTTTCTAATTTAGAAGACCAAATTATGTCTACAGTTAGCAATGCACTTAAAGCAATAGATTTAGCTAATTTTAAAAAGGATGTTAACGATAAAACTGAGGATACCTTAAATCAATTTAAATCAAAGCTTAATGAATATAGTGAAAAATATATGGGCTTAAATAAAAAATCTAAAAATAATATATCAACATATATTAGTAAAAGACCAGCTGGAAGTATATCGGGAATACTTTATATATTATTCGGAGCGAGTGGAAGTTTAGTTTTTGGCTCTTCAGTGTTGATATTTCTAATAGTTAATACATTCTTCAGTGGAATTATTTTAGGTAGCAACATTATTTTTGGAGTTCTATTTTTATTCCTTGCAGTAAGTGTAGGTTTATTATTAAGAGGAATAAATTTAAGAAAAAGAGTAAAACGTTTTAAGAAGTATGTAAGGTTTATTGATGACAATAGTTATTTCTTAATTAAGGACTTAGCGAAATTTGCCAAAGAAAAAGAGAGTTTTGTTGTTAAAGATCTAAGTAAAATGATTGACTTAGGTATGTTTTTAGAAGGACATATAGATGAAGAAAAAACTTACTTTATGTTAAGTGATGAAGTTTATGGTGACTATTTAAATTTAAAAAAGCAACAAATGGTTAAAGAGAGCAATAATGAAAAATTAAATGAAGAAATAGAAAATTTAGAAAAAGAAGAAATAGAATCTACAATTAAAATAGGAAGAAATTATATTGAACAAATAAAAAGTATAAGAAATGATCTTTATAAAGAAGAAATAGCTATAAAGTTAGATAAATTAGGAAACATTTCAAACCAAATCCTTATTCAAGTTGAAAAGAATCCTAAAAAGATACAAGAAGTTAATAAATTTATAAATCATTATCTTCCTATTACTATAAAATTAATTAGTTCGTACAAAGATATAAACAATCAATTAGTTCAAGGTGAGAATATAGAAAGTGCTAAAAGTGAAATTGAAAAGAGTATTGATCTTATTAATAGCGCTTTTGAAAATTTATTAGATGATTTATTTGAAGATGTTGTTTTAGATATTTCTACAGATATTTCTGTTCTTAAAACATTATTTAAACAAGAGGGATTAGCAGAAGACGATTTTAAAAAGTAA
- a CDS encoding GntP family permease, with product MISIIGLILSLSLIIFLAYKGYSTIITAPLVALLTVFLIGGDTNTQLMVHYTEVYMGGFANFVKNYFPIFLTGAIFAKLMEEALYAKSIANFITKNLGKNKTILAVVLAGALLTYGGVSLFTVAFVLYPIANVLFKESDIPKRLIPGTIALGSFTFTMTALPGTPEIQNVIPMRYFGTDTFAAPLIGIIASVLMLLLGMAWLTYRVRKAHENLEGYGNHYIEDSSNEDKNIPSIFLAVTPILIIFLSNLFFSKIFYQLIDGSYLSKYNLSLDNVSGTWSVIISIVISTLFIIITNFRKISNLNKVLNEGISNSFLPLLSSSAIVGYGSVIKSLPVFIALQSMILNVSSNPIISEALSVNIICGITASASGGLTITLDALSSTFIAMSQSLNISPEIMHRIAALASGGLDTLPHNGAVITTLAICSLTHKDSYKDIFITSVVIPILVTALVVITTSILYT from the coding sequence ATGATAAGCATAATCGGATTAATTTTATCATTATCTTTGATAATATTCTTAGCCTACAAAGGGTATTCAACTATTATTACAGCTCCCTTAGTTGCCTTACTTACAGTATTTTTAATAGGTGGAGATACTAATACACAGTTAATGGTTCATTATACTGAAGTATATATGGGTGGGTTTGCAAATTTCGTAAAGAACTACTTCCCTATTTTCTTAACAGGTGCAATCTTTGCTAAATTAATGGAAGAAGCTCTTTATGCTAAATCCATAGCAAATTTCATTACTAAAAATTTAGGTAAAAATAAAACTATATTAGCAGTAGTACTTGCTGGTGCACTTCTTACATATGGAGGGGTTTCTTTATTTACAGTTGCCTTCGTATTATATCCTATTGCCAATGTTTTATTTAAGGAATCTGATATTCCAAAGAGATTAATTCCAGGAACTATTGCTCTAGGGTCATTTACCTTTACAATGACAGCTCTTCCAGGTACTCCTGAAATACAAAATGTTATTCCTATGAGGTACTTTGGTACAGATACTTTTGCTGCACCCCTTATAGGAATTATAGCTAGTGTATTAATGCTATTACTTGGTATGGCTTGGCTTACATATCGCGTTAGAAAAGCACATGAGAATCTAGAAGGATATGGAAATCATTATATTGAGGATAGCTCTAATGAAGATAAGAATATTCCAAGTATATTTTTAGCAGTAACACCTATATTAATTATATTTTTAAGTAATTTATTCTTTTCAAAAATATTTTACCAATTAATCGATGGCTCTTATTTGAGTAAATATAACTTATCACTAGATAATGTGTCTGGCACATGGAGTGTAATTATCTCTATAGTTATATCCACATTATTTATAATAATAACTAACTTTAGGAAAATTTCTAACTTAAATAAAGTTCTTAATGAAGGTATATCAAATTCCTTTTTACCACTGCTTAGTTCTAGTGCTATTGTTGGGTATGGAAGTGTTATAAAATCATTGCCTGTATTTATTGCTTTGCAATCAATGATATTAAATGTATCCTCTAATCCAATAATTTCAGAAGCTTTATCAGTGAACATAATTTGTGGTATTACAGCATCTGCCTCTGGAGGACTTACTATAACACTAGATGCTCTATCATCTACCTTTATAGCAATGAGTCAATCCCTTAATATTTCTCCTGAAATAATGCATAGAATAGCTGCTTTAGCTTCTGGTGGACTTGATACCTTACCTCATAATGGAGCAGTAATAACAACACTTGCTATTTGTAGCCTTACTCATAAGGATTCCTATAAAGATATTTTTATTACCTCTGTTGTTATACCTATATTAGTAACCGCATTGGTCGTTATTACTACATCTATATTATATACTTAA